CGGTACATCATGAGAAGTGTTTCAAAATGTCGAGAGTGGTTCGTCATCTTTTTGCGACTGACGCGATGCCCTATAGCAAGAAATCTGCTTTCCTATGAGCTGCCTAAGTGATTGATCGAACATTTATACACTTTACGGCTTGCTGGTAAACATGTTGAATTATGCGAATAAGTGTGATGTCAAGCAGCGATGCAATCGCGAGCGATGCAAAGTAGGAACATATCACTAAAACAACCCAGATGAGAACCCGAATGGGGATAGTAAGCAGTTCTATGCTTCCATGCAACATTGTCTCATATAAAAAAGGTGCAATCATAGCAATGGAAGTGTATTGCAATAGATAAATTGCATAGGAGCGTCGCGCGGTCCATTCAATGACTTTTCTGAAAAAGTTATTATTCACTTGTAAGCCATCGAAAAGAAAAAGAATGGCAATCGTTGCAAATAGCCATGGATAGCTGGGGTCAAAGCGGTCAACCCCAAAGTAAGCAGATACTACGTCAAAAGCCCATAACACTAGGCCAAACGCAATTAGCTTCTTTTTCGTAGTTCTAGAAGTATCAGGTGCGAGTCGACGATAGAAATAGCCTAGACAGAAATACATAAAATAGCCTGAACCAGGAATCAATACTGTTGGTAGTAATCTTTTTGTAATATTGATTGTCAGCTCAAGTGTCGAATGGTTTGTCACTCTAAACAGCCAACAAAGATAGTTTAGACATACTCCTAACAGGGTTACTAAGCAAGCCGCCTTTGCAATCGTTTTAATTTGATAGTTGTCAAGCTTCTCAAATTGCCAATAGAGAAAGGGCGCAACGACTAGAAAGGGAATTAGTGTGGGAATAAACCACCAAGGCCCCAACTCATTTGAGAAAAAAAGAAGATATTCAGCTACTGACCAATTTGAGTTATTGGTTTTGTAAAGAAATAGGACAACAGAATATGCAAATAACGGAAGGACGACAGTGGATATTTTACGTGAATAGTAAGACAACAAGCTTGACTTTAGCGGTCGTATTGCAAAGTAGCCAGAGAGCGCAAAGAAAATTGGGTCACATAGAATTCCTGTAATAGAGACAATTAAATCGGCATTTATTCCATTCAAAATGCCTAAATATGGACTGCAGTGGCAGACAACAACGGCTAGCATGCAAAGCGATCTCAATAAATCCAAATTAACGAGCCGTTTCACCCTTTTTCTCTCCCTATAAATAACCGTTGACTAGATATTCTAGTTAAATGGTAAGTGACTGAAATAGCAATGAGTCGGCCCTATGCCCAAAACTGAGCAGAGAGGCGGATGTATTCCCATAAATCTGCTGGCCATGTCATTCCCGTGGGGCCCATAGCTGATGACATGATGCCAAACCGCTGAAATACCAACATCACTATTCCAATTAAAACACTGTAGAAGAGAGTAAGATGCGCAAAATGAAGAGGGATGCTTCTGTCCCCGTTCTTTTCTTGAGTTTCGATAGAAAAAGCCGTTGCCGTAGATGCGAAGCAGAAGC
This is a stretch of genomic DNA from Mailhella massiliensis. It encodes these proteins:
- a CDS encoding acyltransferase; amino-acid sequence: MKRLVNLDLLRSLCMLAVVVCHCSPYLGILNGINADLIVSITGILCDPIFFALSGYFAIRPLKSSLLSYYSRKISTVVLPLFAYSVVLFLYKTNNSNWSVAEYLLFFSNELGPWWFIPTLIPFLVVAPFLYWQFEKLDNYQIKTIAKAACLVTLLGVCLNYLCWLFRVTNHSTLELTINITKRLLPTVLIPGSGYFMYFCLGYFYRRLAPDTSRTTKKKLIAFGLVLWAFDVVSAYFGVDRFDPSYPWLFATIAILFLFDGLQVNNNFFRKVIEWTARRSYAIYLLQYTSIAMIAPFLYETMLHGSIELLTIPIRVLIWVVLVICSYFASLAIASLLDITLIRIIQHVYQQAVKCINVRSIT